Within the Prevotella scopos JCM 17725 genome, the region CTGCCTCTGTTGCATCGAAAGTAGCCTCGAAAGTATAGTGATTACCCTCTGTCTTCACCATCTTGAATGGGATTACCTTGTGGATGTTAACGTCATCAACTGGTGCATTCTTTAAGAATACCAACTCAAGACCTACAGCATTGTTCAAGCCCTGCTCGTCGATAACGTAAGTAACCTTAATCTTATGACCTGTAGAAATATCCTGCAAAGCATCCTCGTCCTTAGATACAACATAGATGCTGTCCCAACGCTCAGCAACAGACTCCTTCCAAAGAGCAATCTCTTTAGCAAGTTTATTGTCATTAGCCTCAAGCTTATGAGAACGCTTAGCCTGACTCTCATAGAACTTGTCATAATAGTCGTCAAGCTGACGCTTCATTGTATAATGAGGGGCAATAGTTGCAATAGAGTTCTTTACAACCTTAACCCAATCCTCTGAGTAGCCTTCTTGATTCTTATTGAAGTAGAGAGGAGCAATCTCATTCTCAAGCAGACCGTAGATAGTAGCTGCATCAAGCTGGTCCTGATAACCCTGATTCTGATAGGTACGCTTCTCTGGCAATGCCCATCCAGCTCCCTCACGGTAGCCTTCAACCCACCAGCCATCAAGTACTGAGAGGTTAACAACACCGTTCATCTCTGCCTTCTCACCAGATGTACCACTTGCCTCGAGTGGACGAGTTGGTGTATTCATCCAGATGTCAACACCTGATACGAGACGACGAGCCAACTGCATATCGTAATCCTCAAGGAAGATAATCTTACCGAGGAACTGTGGCATACGTGAAATCTCGAAGATACGCTTGATAAGTCCCTGACCTGCACCATCAGCAGGATGTGCCTTACCTGAGAAGAAGAACAGAACTGGGCGCTCTGGGTTGTTTACTATTTTCTCCAAACGCTCAAGGTCGGTGAAGAGCAAGTGTGCACGCTTGTAAGTTGCAAAGCGACGACAGAAACCAATCATCAATGCGTTAGGGTTAATACGCTCAAGGATAGATACAACCTTAGCTGGATCACCCTGATTGCGGAGCCACTGCTTGGTGAACTTATCACGGATATACTTGATAAGTTTCTGCTTCAATGCCATACGTGTCTCCCAGATTTCTGAATCTGGAACATTATAGATTGCGTGCCAGATAGACTCATTGCTCTGGTCGCTCATGAAACTTTCATCGAAGTACTTATCGTAAACCTTACGCCACTCTGTTGCTGTCCATGTTGGGAGGTGTACACCATTGGTAACATAACCTACAGCATTCTCCTCTGGGAAATAACCCTTCCACAATGGAGCAAACATCTTCTGGCTTACCCAACCATGAAGTCTTGATACACCATTGACCTCCTGACAGGTGTTACAAGCGAAGGTACTCATACAGAAACGCTCGCTGTGATCATCAGGATTGGTACGACCCATACCGATGAACTCATCCCAAGAAATACCGAGTTTTGCAGGATAATCACCCATATACTTACCGAAGAGTTCCTCATCGAAGTAGTCGTGACCTGCTGGTACAGGAGTATGAACGGTATAAAGTGATGAAGCACGTACAAGCTCCATAGCCTGATTAAATGTCAAGCCACTCTCAATGTAGTCGCAAAGACGCTGGAGATTACAAAGAGCTGCGTGACCTTCATTGCAGTGATAGATATCCTTCTTGATACCCAATTTCTTCAAGGTAAGAATACCACCGATACCGAGCAGAATCTCTTGCTTCAAACGGTTCTCCCAGTCACCACCATAGAGTGAGTGAGTGATAGGGCGATCGTACTCTGAGTTCATATCGTTGTCTGTATCGAGCAAGTAAAGCTTAATACGTCCAACGTTTACACGCCATACAAGTGCGTGTACCATATAGTTACGGTAAGGAACATCAACAACAACCTGATTTCCGTTCTCATCAAGCTCACGCTCAATAGGAAGAGAGTTGAAGTTCTGTGCATCATACTTAGCAATCTGCTGTCCATCCATAGAAAGACTCTGTGTGAAGTAACCAAAGCGATAGAGGAAACCTACAGCACAGAAATCTACATTAGAGTCAGAAGCCTCCTTAATGTAGTCACCTGCCAATATACCAAGACCACCAGAATAAATCTTCAAAGCTTGGTTAAGACCAAACTCCATACAGAAATAAGCTACAGAAGAACGCTTCTTATTAGGCTTAACGTCCATATAAATACGGAACTTCTTATAGACATCATTCACCTGCTTCATCAGCTTCTTGTCCTTTACGATAGCTTCCTTGCGGTCATAGCTAAGACGCTCAAGGAGCTGAACAGGATTATGTCCAACCTCTTCATAGAGTTCCTCATCAAGAGCTTTGAACATGTTGCGTGCTTCGTAATTCCATGCCCACCACATATTGTGAGCAAGCTCATCAAGACATGCCAATTCCTTTGGCAGAGTTGACTTTACAGTTACCTCTTTCCACTGAGGTTCGTTGGAATAATCTGATTTAATTTTCATAACTTATTATAGTTTGACTGTTAT harbors:
- the glgP gene encoding alpha-glucan family phosphorylase, producing the protein MKIKSDYSNEPQWKEVTVKSTLPKELACLDELAHNMWWAWNYEARNMFKALDEELYEEVGHNPVQLLERLSYDRKEAIVKDKKLMKQVNDVYKKFRIYMDVKPNKKRSSVAYFCMEFGLNQALKIYSGGLGILAGDYIKEASDSNVDFCAVGFLYRFGYFTQSLSMDGQQIAKYDAQNFNSLPIERELDENGNQVVVDVPYRNYMVHALVWRVNVGRIKLYLLDTDNDMNSEYDRPITHSLYGGDWENRLKQEILLGIGGILTLKKLGIKKDIYHCNEGHAALCNLQRLCDYIESGLTFNQAMELVRASSLYTVHTPVPAGHDYFDEELFGKYMGDYPAKLGISWDEFIGMGRTNPDDHSERFCMSTFACNTCQEVNGVSRLHGWVSQKMFAPLWKGYFPEENAVGYVTNGVHLPTWTATEWRKVYDKYFDESFMSDQSNESIWHAIYNVPDSEIWETRMALKQKLIKYIRDKFTKQWLRNQGDPAKVVSILERINPNALMIGFCRRFATYKRAHLLFTDLERLEKIVNNPERPVLFFFSGKAHPADGAGQGLIKRIFEISRMPQFLGKIIFLEDYDMQLARRLVSGVDIWMNTPTRPLEASGTSGEKAEMNGVVNLSVLDGWWVEGYREGAGWALPEKRTYQNQGYQDQLDAATIYGLLENEIAPLYFNKNQEGYSEDWVKVVKNSIATIAPHYTMKRQLDDYYDKFYESQAKRSHKLEANDNKLAKEIALWKESVAERWDSIYVVSKDEDALQDISTGHKIKVTYVIDEQGLNNAVGLELVFLKNAPVDDVNIHKVIPFKMVKTEGNHYTFEATFDATEAGAYKCAVRMYPKNDLLPHRQDFAYVKWIG